One genomic segment of Pandoraea sputorum includes these proteins:
- a CDS encoding YidB family protein, with translation MGILDNILGGGSGNQAGGGGFSTKTMLLMGLLAMIASRSGGAQGQGGEGGGLLGGLGGALGGMLGGGAAGGAGGAGGLGGLLGGLLGGAQSPAASAPGAPEGGLLGQLGGLGGLAQVLNEGGLGEAVNSWIGTGANQAVSADQVTQALGPGGQLQQLASSAGVSESEAAQELSDLLPKVVNHLTPDGSLPQGSLDLASLAQQFLGGNHTS, from the coding sequence ATGGGTATCCTCGACAACATTCTCGGTGGTGGGTCCGGCAATCAGGCCGGTGGCGGCGGTTTCAGCACGAAGACCATGTTGCTGATGGGTTTGCTGGCGATGATTGCCAGCCGCTCGGGTGGCGCTCAGGGTCAAGGTGGCGAAGGCGGTGGTTTGCTCGGCGGCCTCGGCGGCGCCCTTGGCGGCATGCTCGGTGGCGGCGCGGCAGGCGGTGCGGGTGGGGCGGGCGGTCTGGGCGGTTTGCTCGGCGGACTACTCGGTGGCGCCCAGTCGCCCGCGGCGAGTGCACCCGGGGCGCCGGAGGGCGGTCTGCTGGGACAACTCGGCGGATTGGGCGGACTCGCGCAGGTGCTGAACGAGGGCGGTCTCGGCGAAGCCGTCAACTCATGGATCGGGACGGGTGCCAATCAGGCGGTCAGCGCCGATCAGGTCACGCAAGCGCTCGGCCCCGGTGGTCAGTTGCAGCAACTGGCAAGCTCGGCGGGCGTCTCGGAAAGCGAAGCGGCGCAGGAGTTGTCTGATCTGCTGCCCAAGGTCGTCAATCACTTGACGCCGGACGGCTCGCTACCGCAAGGCTCGCTGGATCTGGCTTCGCTGGCCCAGCAGTTCCTCGGTGGCAATCACACCAGCTGA
- a CDS encoding barstar family protein, with the protein MSEPVFAQERGKDLMADPFGAGEGNLFKQVLGLHAVARAGHRRSLSEEGDMSLFQAVRPNIVQSIRAFRVPELAAEAERLGQHFLYANCSHAQSKAEVLETIATSFLFPKHFGKNYDALHDCLTDLVAHCGPQPGFVVVLEGLPVVTKFDKDGRETLLEVFRDTAEFWSERRVSFRVFYSFA; encoded by the coding sequence ATGAGTGAGCCGGTTTTCGCACAAGAACGCGGGAAAGATCTTATGGCAGATCCATTCGGTGCGGGCGAGGGCAACTTGTTCAAGCAGGTGCTGGGCCTGCATGCTGTCGCGCGGGCCGGCCATCGCCGTAGCCTATCGGAAGAGGGAGATATGAGTCTTTTCCAGGCCGTGAGGCCGAACATCGTGCAGTCGATCCGTGCATTCCGCGTGCCGGAACTGGCGGCGGAGGCCGAGCGGCTCGGACAGCACTTCCTCTACGCCAATTGTTCGCACGCACAAAGCAAGGCGGAAGTGCTGGAGACGATCGCCACATCGTTCCTGTTCCCGAAGCATTTCGGAAAGAACTACGACGCGTTGCATGATTGTCTGACCGATCTGGTTGCCCATTGCGGGCCGCAACCTGGGTTTGTCGTCGTGCTGGAAGGCTTGCCGGTCGTCACCAAGTTCGACAAGGATGGCCGCGAGACACTGCTGGAAGTGTTCCGCGATACCGCCGAGTTCTGGAGCGAGCGTCGCGTGAGTTTCCGCGTTTTCTACTCGTTTGCCTAA
- a CDS encoding ribonuclease domain-containing protein gives MARWLHRSIVALTAAGSVFLGANAVARETAPYVTDQTATVSVAELPREAQRTLTLIAQGGPFPYAKDGITFGNYEKRLPKMPRGYYHEYTVPTPGARNRGARRIICGGNQRAVEPCYFTQDHYNSFRRIRE, from the coding sequence ATGGCACGTTGGCTTCACCGGAGCATCGTGGCACTGACTGCGGCGGGAAGTGTCTTTCTGGGGGCTAACGCTGTGGCGCGCGAAACCGCGCCATACGTCACGGATCAAACAGCAACGGTCTCCGTTGCCGAGTTACCTCGCGAAGCGCAGCGCACGCTGACGCTGATTGCCCAGGGCGGGCCGTTTCCCTATGCCAAAGATGGCATCACGTTCGGGAACTACGAAAAGCGCCTGCCCAAAATGCCGCGTGGCTATTACCATGAATATACGGTGCCGACTCCCGGTGCCCGCAATAGAGGTGCCAGGCGCATCATCTGTGGCGGTAACCAACGTGCGGTCGAGCCGTGTTACTTCACCCAAGACCACTACAACAGCTTTAGACGAATAAGGGAATGA
- a CDS encoding NADP-dependent malic enzyme, with amino-acid sequence MPTPIDPKLREAALEYHEFPTPGKIAIAPTKQLLNQRDLALAYSPGVAAACEEIVVDPLNASRYTARGNLVGVITNGTAVLGLGDIGPLASKPVMEGKGVLFKKFANIDVFDIEIAEKDPEKLVDIIAALEPTFGAINLEDIKAPECFIVERKLRERMKIPVFHDDQHGTAIVVAAALINGLKVVNKDLASVKVVTSGAGAAALACLDLLVDMGLPIENIWVTDLAGVVYEGRTELMDPEKIRFSQKTEARGLADVIGGADVFLGLSAAGVLKPEMVKTMADKPLIFALANPNPEITPELAKEVRPDCVMATGRTDYPNQVNNVLCFPFIFRGAIDVGATTITRSMEIAAVNALAELARQEQSDIVASAYGIKNLSFGPEYLIPKPFDPRLLVKVATAVAEAAMAAGVATRPLADVEAYSQSLQQFVYHSGGLMKPLFSVARSVPADKKRIAFAEGEEERVLRAVQVLVDERVATPVLVGRPAVIEHRIQQYGLRLTPGVDFTVVNPEHDERYRDYWETYHRLTNRKGVTASYARVEMRRRTTLIAAMLVSKGEADGMICGTVSTPGRHLHFIDRVIGKREGGNVYGAMNALVLPNRQLFLVDTHINQDPTAEQLAEITLMAADEIRRFGIQPKVALLSHSNFGTSDANCARKMRETLEILQERAPELEVDGEMHGDCALDPELRARIMPDSTLTGAANLLVMPNIDAANIAYNLLKTAAGNNVAIGPILLGAAKPVHILTESATVRRIINMAALVVADAAAQQQGR; translated from the coding sequence ATGCCCACGCCGATCGATCCGAAACTGCGCGAAGCTGCGCTCGAGTATCACGAATTCCCCACCCCCGGCAAAATCGCTATCGCGCCGACCAAGCAGTTGCTCAACCAGCGCGATCTGGCGCTGGCGTACTCGCCGGGTGTCGCTGCCGCGTGTGAGGAAATCGTTGTAGATCCGCTCAACGCTTCGCGCTACACCGCGCGTGGCAATCTGGTCGGCGTGATCACGAACGGTACGGCCGTGCTGGGCCTCGGCGATATCGGGCCGCTGGCTTCGAAGCCGGTGATGGAAGGCAAGGGGGTGCTGTTCAAGAAGTTCGCCAACATCGATGTGTTCGACATCGAAATCGCGGAGAAGGACCCGGAGAAGCTGGTCGACATCATCGCGGCGCTCGAACCGACGTTCGGCGCGATCAACCTCGAAGACATCAAGGCACCCGAGTGCTTCATCGTGGAGCGCAAGTTGCGCGAGCGTATGAAGATTCCGGTCTTCCACGACGATCAGCACGGTACGGCCATCGTAGTGGCGGCGGCGCTTATTAACGGATTGAAGGTCGTCAACAAGGACCTTGCGTCGGTCAAGGTCGTGACTTCGGGCGCAGGCGCGGCGGCACTCGCCTGTCTGGATCTGCTCGTGGACATGGGGCTGCCCATCGAGAACATTTGGGTGACGGATCTGGCCGGGGTCGTCTACGAGGGGCGTACGGAACTGATGGACCCCGAGAAGATTCGCTTCTCGCAGAAGACGGAAGCCCGCGGTCTGGCCGATGTGATCGGCGGTGCCGACGTATTCCTCGGGCTGTCGGCCGCTGGTGTGCTGAAGCCGGAAATGGTGAAGACAATGGCTGATAAGCCGCTGATCTTCGCGCTGGCGAACCCGAATCCGGAAATCACACCGGAACTGGCGAAGGAAGTGCGTCCGGATTGCGTGATGGCGACGGGCCGAACGGACTATCCCAACCAGGTCAACAACGTGCTGTGCTTCCCGTTCATTTTCCGTGGCGCCATCGACGTCGGTGCGACGACGATCACGCGCTCGATGGAAATTGCGGCCGTGAACGCGCTCGCCGAATTGGCGCGTCAGGAGCAGAGCGATATCGTGGCTTCGGCGTACGGCATCAAGAACCTGTCGTTCGGCCCCGAATACCTGATTCCGAAGCCTTTCGATCCGCGTCTGCTGGTGAAGGTTGCCACCGCGGTGGCGGAAGCTGCGATGGCGGCCGGCGTGGCAACGCGCCCGCTGGCGGACGTCGAAGCCTATTCGCAATCGCTTCAGCAGTTCGTGTATCACAGCGGCGGTCTGATGAAGCCGCTGTTCTCGGTGGCGCGCAGTGTGCCGGCCGATAAGAAACGCATCGCCTTTGCCGAGGGCGAAGAGGAGCGTGTGCTGCGCGCCGTGCAAGTGCTCGTGGATGAGCGCGTCGCAACGCCGGTGCTCGTGGGTCGCCCGGCCGTGATCGAGCATCGCATTCAGCAGTACGGTCTGCGCCTTACGCCAGGCGTCGACTTCACCGTGGTCAATCCTGAACACGATGAGCGCTATCGCGATTACTGGGAGACGTATCACCGTCTGACGAATCGCAAGGGTGTCACGGCGTCCTATGCGCGCGTGGAAATGCGTCGCCGCACAACGCTGATCGCGGCCATGCTGGTGAGCAAGGGCGAAGCGGATGGCATGATTTGCGGCACGGTCTCGACGCCGGGACGTCACCTGCACTTTATCGACCGTGTCATCGGCAAGCGCGAAGGCGGCAACGTCTATGGCGCGATGAACGCACTGGTTTTGCCGAATCGTCAACTCTTCCTGGTCGATACCCACATCAACCAGGACCCGACGGCGGAGCAACTGGCCGAAATCACGCTGATGGCTGCGGACGAGATCCGTCGGTTCGGTATCCAGCCGAAGGTCGCGCTCCTGTCACATTCGAACTTCGGTACGAGCGATGCGAATTGCGCGCGCAAGATGCGCGAAACGCTGGAGATTCTGCAGGAACGTGCGCCAGAATTGGAGGTCGACGGCGAAATGCACGGAGATTGTGCATTGGACCCCGAGCTGCGCGCGCGAATCATGCCGGATTCGACGCTGACCGGTGCGGCGAACCTGCTCGTTATGCCGAATATCGATGCCGCCAACATTGCGTACAACCTGCTCAAGACCGCTGCCGGTAACAATGTAGCGATCGGGCCGATTCTGCTGGGTGCGGCAAAGCCGGTGCATATCCTGACCGAATCGGCCACGGTGCGTCGCATTATCAATATGGCGGCGCTGGTCGTGGCCGATGCGGCTGCGCAACAACAGGGGCGCTGA
- the thiL gene encoding thiamine-phosphate kinase, whose amino-acid sequence MTSHPAASSSLSEFSLIDRFFAGATHQGEHVTLGIGDDCALLRPPTGEQLAISTDMLVEGRHFFADVDPRALGHKTLAVNLSDLAAMGARPLGFTLALALPDSDPAWLGPFAQGLTELADRYACPLVGGDTTRGPRNLCVTVFGSVPGAQALRRDAAQPGDDIWVSGTLGDARLALGALRGEWSLQDSELALARRAMDWPEPQVTLGLALRGVARSALDVSDGLIGDLGHILERSSMSAQIDVDALPRSDLLGRQSSDIQRLCTLAGGDDYQLCFCADATQRRRIEAIGDELGIRVTRIGTIALPDARRTMLHLHDNTGASVAADFKSFDHFQ is encoded by the coding sequence ATGACCTCACATCCCGCCGCCTCGTCGTCGCTGTCCGAGTTTTCGCTGATCGACCGCTTCTTTGCCGGAGCGACGCATCAGGGCGAGCATGTGACGCTCGGCATCGGCGACGATTGCGCCCTGCTGCGTCCGCCAACGGGTGAACAACTGGCGATCTCGACCGACATGCTTGTGGAAGGCCGCCATTTTTTTGCGGACGTCGATCCCCGCGCGCTCGGCCACAAGACACTCGCCGTGAACCTTTCGGATCTGGCCGCAATGGGCGCACGGCCGCTGGGGTTCACGCTGGCGCTTGCGTTACCCGACAGCGATCCGGCGTGGCTCGGTCCGTTTGCGCAAGGCCTCACCGAACTGGCGGACCGTTACGCTTGCCCACTCGTGGGCGGCGACACGACACGCGGCCCACGCAACCTGTGCGTGACGGTCTTTGGCAGCGTGCCTGGCGCACAGGCGCTGCGTCGGGACGCGGCGCAACCGGGGGACGACATCTGGGTCTCCGGCACGCTTGGCGATGCGCGTCTTGCGCTCGGGGCGCTGCGCGGCGAATGGTCTTTGCAGGACAGTGAACTCGCGCTCGCCCGCCGTGCGATGGACTGGCCGGAACCACAAGTGACGCTCGGGCTGGCGTTGCGCGGCGTTGCGCGCTCCGCATTGGACGTCTCCGACGGCCTGATCGGTGATCTCGGGCATATTCTCGAACGATCCTCGATGAGCGCACAAATCGATGTCGATGCGCTCCCACGCTCGGACTTGCTCGGCAGGCAGTCCTCAGACATTCAGCGGCTGTGCACGCTCGCAGGAGGAGACGACTACCAGCTTTGTTTCTGCGCCGATGCCACTCAGCGCCGGCGAATCGAGGCGATCGGCGACGAACTCGGGATACGTGTCACTCGTATCGGTACAATAGCGCTTCCCGACGCGCGCCGAACGATGCTGCATCTCCATGACAATACAGGCGCGAGCGTCGCTGCCGATTTCAAAAGTTTCGACCATTTCCAATGA
- a CDS encoding phosphatidylglycerophosphatase A family protein: MSTDHPAAINPGSGPRRPNSRFLLSHPAHLFSLGFGTGLSSFAPGTVGTLFGWASYLVLNLYLTVTGWAVLIAASIIGGIWICSFTARKLGVQDPSAVVWDEIVAFWIVLLLITPASFVGQLVAFVLFRFFDAVKPPPISYFDRTVKGGLGIMLDDLVAAFCTLLVIALWRSI; this comes from the coding sequence ATGAGCACTGATCATCCGGCCGCCATCAATCCGGGCAGCGGCCCGCGCCGGCCGAACTCGCGTTTCTTGCTGTCGCACCCCGCACATCTGTTTTCGCTCGGCTTCGGCACGGGCCTGTCGTCGTTCGCACCGGGCACGGTAGGAACGCTTTTCGGCTGGGCCTCGTATCTGGTGCTGAACCTGTATCTGACAGTGACGGGCTGGGCCGTGCTGATCGCCGCCTCCATCATCGGCGGCATCTGGATCTGCAGCTTTACCGCTCGCAAGCTTGGCGTTCAGGACCCGAGCGCCGTCGTGTGGGATGAGATCGTCGCGTTCTGGATCGTGTTGCTGCTCATCACGCCCGCGAGCTTCGTCGGTCAATTGGTCGCGTTCGTGCTGTTCCGCTTCTTCGATGCGGTCAAGCCGCCGCCGATCAGCTACTTCGACAGAACGGTGAAGGGCGGTCTCGGCATCATGCTGGACGATCTGGTCGCTGCATTCTGCACGTTGCTCGTCATTGCGCTCTGGCGCTCGATCTGA
- a CDS encoding CinA family protein, whose protein sequence is MVSEQNLLAQLSVKVGNRLRDERLLLATAESCTGGLVAAAITDISGSSNWFERGFVTYSNQAKSEMIGVPPELIDKHGAVSEPVARAMAEGALLNSRAQISLSITGVAGPGGGTADKPVGMVCFGWSNRVTTIVETKHFKGDRTQVRSQAAQYALRGVIELLDKGEA, encoded by the coding sequence GTGGTTTCCGAACAAAATCTTTTGGCCCAATTGTCGGTGAAAGTCGGCAACCGTCTGCGCGATGAGCGCCTGCTGCTGGCCACGGCCGAATCGTGCACCGGCGGCCTCGTCGCTGCGGCCATCACCGATATCTCCGGGAGCAGCAACTGGTTTGAGCGCGGCTTCGTGACGTACTCGAATCAGGCCAAGTCCGAGATGATCGGTGTGCCGCCCGAGTTGATCGACAAGCATGGTGCAGTGAGTGAACCCGTCGCCCGAGCCATGGCCGAAGGCGCGCTGCTCAACAGTCGCGCCCAAATTTCGCTGTCGATCACGGGCGTCGCCGGTCCAGGCGGCGGAACGGCCGACAAGCCGGTGGGGATGGTCTGCTTCGGCTGGAGCAATCGCGTCACCACCATCGTCGAGACCAAGCACTTCAAGGGCGACCGCACTCAGGTGCGTAGTCAGGCCGCGCAATACGCGCTGCGTGGCGTGATCGAGCTACTCGATAAGGGCGAAGCGTAA
- the pyrF gene encoding orotidine-5'-phosphate decarboxylase, whose product MTFTEALNAAWTRNNSLLCVGLDPEPSRFPAHLQGKPDAIFEFCRQIVDATAPYASAFKPQIAYFAAHRAEDQLEQLIAHIHADHPGLPVILDAKRGDIGSTAEQYAREAFERYRADAVTVNPYMGFDSLEPYLAHADKGVIVLCRTSNPGGSDLQFLDVDGKPLYQTVARLAAGPWNTSGQIGLVVGATFPAEIATVRSIVGDMPLLIPGVGAQGGDVEATVSAGRTANGTGMMINSSRAIIYAGRDENFAAAAAAAAQKTRDSINAYR is encoded by the coding sequence ATGACATTCACCGAAGCTCTCAACGCCGCCTGGACGCGCAACAACTCGCTGCTGTGTGTCGGCCTTGACCCCGAACCGTCGCGTTTCCCTGCGCATCTGCAAGGCAAACCGGACGCGATTTTCGAGTTCTGCCGTCAGATCGTGGACGCGACCGCCCCCTACGCCAGCGCTTTCAAGCCGCAGATCGCTTATTTCGCCGCGCATCGTGCTGAAGACCAGCTCGAACAGTTGATCGCGCACATCCATGCCGATCATCCGGGCCTGCCGGTGATTCTTGACGCCAAGCGCGGCGATATCGGTAGTACCGCCGAGCAATACGCACGCGAAGCCTTCGAACGTTATCGCGCGGACGCCGTCACGGTGAACCCTTACATGGGTTTCGATTCGCTGGAGCCGTATCTCGCGCATGCCGACAAGGGCGTGATCGTCCTGTGCCGGACGTCGAACCCTGGCGGCAGCGATCTGCAATTCCTGGATGTCGACGGCAAGCCGCTGTATCAGACGGTGGCACGACTGGCGGCAGGGCCGTGGAACACGAGCGGTCAGATTGGCCTGGTTGTTGGCGCCACGTTCCCGGCGGAGATCGCCACTGTGCGTAGCATCGTCGGCGACATGCCGTTGCTGATTCCGGGCGTTGGTGCTCAGGGTGGTGACGTCGAAGCGACGGTGAGCGCGGGCCGCACCGCCAATGGCACAGGCATGATGATCAATTCGTCGCGTGCCATCATTTACGCGGGCCGCGACGAGAACTTCGCCGCCGCTGCCGCCGCCGCTGCACAGAAGACGCGCGACAGCATCAACGCCTATCGCTGA
- the corA gene encoding magnesium/cobalt transporter CorA, with protein sequence MINAFVIHHGRLQQVTCDHPSDLASVSPVWVDLHSESEEERRWVEEAYKVKLPSRDEVTDIEASARYYEDDDGVLHIRTDFLLDDEEQSRNVPVAFVVVKDLLISVHDEDLPVFRLVRMRARIRPGSVRDAMDVLLDLYSTDAEYSADSLEGVYAALEEVSKRVLGKNLTDADAAKALESVAAQEDLNGRIRRNVMDTRRAVSFLMRARMLKDEQYQEGKQIMRDIESLDNHTAYLFDKINFLMDATIGFININQNKIIKIFSVAAVAFLPPTLIASIYGMNFQMMPELRWEVGYPFALGLMIVSAIAPFLYFRYRGWLD encoded by the coding sequence TTGATCAATGCCTTCGTCATCCATCATGGCCGCCTGCAACAGGTGACTTGTGACCATCCCAGCGATCTGGCCAGCGTTTCGCCGGTCTGGGTCGATCTCCACAGCGAGTCCGAAGAGGAACGCCGCTGGGTCGAAGAGGCCTACAAGGTCAAGCTGCCTTCACGTGACGAAGTGACGGATATCGAAGCTTCGGCGCGATATTACGAAGACGATGACGGCGTCTTGCACATCCGCACCGATTTTCTGCTCGACGACGAAGAGCAGTCGCGCAACGTGCCTGTTGCGTTCGTGGTGGTCAAGGATCTGCTGATTTCCGTGCACGACGAAGATCTGCCTGTGTTTCGACTGGTGCGCATGCGTGCGCGCATTCGTCCTGGTTCCGTGCGCGATGCCATGGATGTGCTGCTCGACCTCTACTCGACCGATGCCGAATATTCGGCCGATTCCCTCGAAGGGGTGTATGCCGCACTCGAAGAGGTCAGCAAGCGTGTGCTGGGCAAGAACCTCACCGATGCGGACGCTGCCAAGGCGCTCGAAAGTGTTGCCGCGCAGGAAGACTTGAACGGGCGCATTCGCCGCAACGTCATGGATACGCGACGGGCGGTGTCTTTCCTCATGCGCGCCCGCATGCTGAAGGACGAGCAATATCAGGAAGGCAAGCAGATCATGCGCGATATCGAGTCGCTCGATAATCACACCGCGTATCTGTTCGATAAGATCAACTTCCTGATGGACGCCACCATCGGCTTCATCAACATCAACCAGAACAAGATCATCAAGATCTTTTCGGTGGCTGCCGTTGCTTTCCTGCCGCCGACGCTGATCGCAAGTATTTACGGCATGAATTTCCAGATGATGCCGGAGTTGCGATGGGAGGTCGGATACCCGTTCGCCCTGGGGCTGATGATCGTTTCGGCCATCGCGCCGTTCCTGTATTTCCGTTATCGCGGCTGGCTGGATTGA
- a CDS encoding mechanosensitive ion channel family protein, with protein MAEVTTPLTSFDAVTGFLAANAVHYGLSFLQAVLILLVGFWVAKRLSRFVHKTLSRSPHFDATLKPLIESVVLWSVRIITIIAVLAQFGVQTASIIAVLGAAGLAIGLALQGTLQNIAAGTMLLVLRPFRNGDYVTAGSAVAGTVEEIGLFTTTLTNADGIYVCVPNNQIWGQPITNYSRNATRRMEITVGIALDDDLDAAMSALRQHVSDDQRVLDTPAPEIMVKQVSDSAVIVNVRVWSLLGNYWGLYWDLQRNVKETVEGVGCSLPYPTRTVMQVPTQTIPDAAQPRH; from the coding sequence ATGGCGGAAGTTACTACCCCGCTCACGTCTTTCGACGCCGTGACAGGTTTTTTGGCGGCCAACGCCGTGCACTACGGCCTGTCGTTCCTGCAGGCCGTTCTGATTCTGCTGGTCGGCTTCTGGGTCGCGAAGCGATTATCCCGCTTCGTTCACAAAACGCTCAGCCGCTCGCCGCATTTCGACGCCACGCTCAAGCCGCTGATCGAGTCGGTGGTGTTGTGGTCCGTGCGCATCATCACGATCATCGCGGTACTGGCACAGTTTGGCGTGCAGACGGCGAGCATCATTGCAGTCCTCGGTGCTGCGGGTCTGGCCATCGGTCTGGCACTGCAAGGCACGTTGCAGAACATCGCTGCGGGCACGATGCTGCTAGTGCTGCGCCCGTTTCGCAACGGCGACTACGTGACGGCCGGGTCCGCTGTGGCTGGTACCGTCGAAGAGATCGGTCTGTTCACGACGACACTCACGAATGCCGACGGCATTTACGTCTGCGTGCCGAACAACCAGATCTGGGGACAGCCCATCACAAACTACAGCCGCAACGCGACGCGTCGAATGGAAATCACGGTGGGCATTGCACTGGACGACGACCTCGATGCCGCAATGAGCGCGTTGCGCCAACACGTGTCGGACGATCAGCGTGTACTAGATACACCCGCGCCCGAAATCATGGTCAAGCAGGTCAGCGACAGCGCCGTGATCGTGAACGTGCGCGTCTGGTCGTTGCTGGGCAACTACTGGGGTCTGTATTGGGATCTGCAACGTAACGTGAAGGAGACAGTTGAGGGCGTCGGCTGCTCACTGCCTTATCCGACACGCACTGTCATGCAGGTGCCCACGCAAACCATCCCGGACGCGGCGCAGCCGCGGCATTGA
- the mtgA gene encoding monofunctional biosynthetic peptidoglycan transglycosylase, protein MAAQRHTSRTSRANGTRRKRAWGPWQWAGYFITLLIVGVLATQLYYFLQIGWWVRFNPQSTAFMRAAEARLHETDPKATLRHQWVSYDQISRNLKRAIIASEDANFVNHDGYEIDAMLGAWEKNQKKGRIVAGGSTISQQLAKNLFLSSEKSYLRKAEEFTITWMLEFWMDKQRIFEIYLNSVEWGEGVFGAEAAARYYYGIPASKLSPWQAARLAVMLPRPRYFDTHRNSPYLALRAGVIARRMGAAELPQ, encoded by the coding sequence ATGGCTGCCCAGCGACACACGTCACGGACTTCCCGCGCTAACGGCACCCGTCGCAAACGCGCCTGGGGGCCGTGGCAATGGGCGGGCTACTTCATCACGCTGCTGATCGTGGGCGTGCTGGCGACGCAGCTGTACTACTTCCTGCAAATCGGCTGGTGGGTGCGCTTCAATCCGCAATCGACGGCATTCATGCGTGCTGCTGAAGCGCGGCTTCATGAGACGGACCCGAAGGCGACACTGCGACACCAATGGGTGTCGTACGACCAGATTTCGCGCAATTTGAAACGCGCGATCATCGCTAGCGAGGACGCCAACTTCGTCAATCACGACGGTTACGAAATCGACGCGATGCTCGGTGCGTGGGAGAAGAATCAGAAGAAGGGACGCATCGTGGCGGGGGGCTCGACCATCTCGCAGCAACTGGCGAAGAATCTGTTTCTGTCGAGCGAGAAGAGTTACCTGCGCAAGGCCGAGGAATTCACCATCACCTGGATGCTTGAGTTCTGGATGGACAAGCAGCGCATCTTCGAGATTTATCTGAACTCGGTGGAGTGGGGCGAGGGCGTGTTCGGTGCGGAGGCGGCGGCGCGCTACTACTACGGCATCCCGGCGTCGAAGCTCTCACCATGGCAGGCTGCGCGGCTCGCGGTCATGTTGCCGCGTCCGCGCTACTTCGATACGCATCGCAATTCCCCGTATCTCGCGCTGCGCGCCGGGGTGATTGCGCGTCGGATGGGGGCGGCTGAGTTGCCGCAGTAG
- the aroE gene encoding shikimate dehydrogenase — protein MTNQTPAGDLPTDRYAVIGHPVEHSQSPFIHAEFARETGQRLVYDRLLAPLDAFAATVRTFIEQGARGANVTVPFKLEAHALADRLTERAQAAGAVNTLVFDAQGITGDNTDGVGLVRDIEGPLGVTLAGRRVLLLGAGGASRGAMLPLIEAKPASLFVANRTAARADELVARFAAAAARHNVALSGGGWDAVPAGFDVVINATAGSLQGEVPPLPAGAYAAGSLAYDMMYGAQPTVFMTHALASGAAKASDGLGMLVEQAAEAFAVWRGVRPSTDVVRAALRARLNAKG, from the coding sequence ATGACAAACCAAACGCCTGCCGGGGATTTGCCCACCGATCGCTACGCCGTGATCGGTCATCCTGTCGAACATAGCCAGTCGCCTTTCATTCACGCCGAGTTTGCGCGGGAGACGGGGCAGCGACTCGTCTACGACCGCTTGCTTGCACCGCTCGACGCGTTTGCCGCCACGGTGCGCACGTTCATCGAACAAGGTGCGCGCGGGGCCAACGTCACGGTTCCATTCAAGCTGGAAGCCCATGCATTGGCGGATCGGCTTACCGAGCGCGCGCAAGCGGCAGGGGCCGTCAACACACTGGTATTCGACGCGCAAGGGATCACTGGCGACAACACGGATGGTGTCGGTCTGGTGCGCGACATCGAAGGCCCGCTCGGCGTAACGCTCGCCGGACGCCGTGTGTTGCTCTTGGGCGCAGGTGGCGCGTCGCGTGGTGCGATGCTGCCGCTGATCGAGGCGAAACCGGCGTCGCTCTTCGTCGCGAATCGCACGGCGGCGCGCGCCGACGAACTCGTCGCACGGTTTGCGGCTGCGGCGGCACGTCACAACGTGGCGTTGAGCGGCGGCGGCTGGGATGCTGTTCCCGCTGGATTCGACGTCGTCATCAACGCCACGGCCGGCAGCCTCCAGGGCGAAGTCCCGCCGTTGCCTGCGGGTGCCTATGCCGCCGGTTCGCTTGCGTACGACATGATGTACGGGGCGCAGCCAACGGTCTTCATGACGCATGCGCTGGCCTCCGGCGCGGCGAAAGCGTCGGACGGGCTGGGCATGCTCGTAGAGCAGGCGGCCGAAGCGTTTGCCGTGTGGCGCGGCGTGCGACCGTCGACCGACGTTGTGCGCGCAGCGCTGCGTGCCCGGCTCAACGCCAAAGGCTGA